The Toxorhynchites rutilus septentrionalis strain SRP chromosome 3, ASM2978413v1, whole genome shotgun sequence genome includes a region encoding these proteins:
- the LOC129777993 gene encoding uncharacterized protein LOC129777993 encodes MKVFVVLSVFAVAVSARPEPPVGGGYSYSAPSFSSAGDGGSYYSGGGQVQGGGDGGGYNYQPATQVIQKHIYVHVPPPEREEISYPRVIQSGGPQKHYKIIFIKAPTPPQPKAPIIPPPVQNEEKTLVYVLHKKPEEPEDIILPTPPPTKPSKPEVYFIKYKTQKEKKPEYGPPKQDYGPPATGNGY; translated from the exons ATGAAGGTGTTCGTAGTGTTGAGTGTGTTCGCGGTGGCCGTGTCGGCTCGTCCTGAACCTCCAGTGGGTGGTGGCTACTCGTACTCGGCGCCATCGTTTAGCTCCGCAGGAGACGGCGGTTCCTACTATTCCGGTGGTGGCCAGGTGCAAG GAGGCGGTGATGGCGGCGGCTACAACTACCAGCCCGCCACCCAGGTCATCCAGAAGCACATCTACGTCCACGTGCCGCCACCGGAGCGCGAAGAGATCAGCTACCCCCGGGTGATTCAATCCGGTGGTCCCCAGAAGCACTACAAGATTATCTTCATCAAGGCGCCGACCCCACCCCAGCCAAAGGCCCCGATCATTCCGCCGCCGGTGCAGAACGAAGAGAAGACCCTGGTCTACGTGCTGCACAAGAAGCCCGAGGAGCCGGAGGATATCATCCTGCCGACGCCCCCACCAACCAAGCCAAGCAAACCGGAGGTGTACTTCATCAAGTACAAGACCCAAAAGGAGAAAAAGCCAGAGTATGGGCCACCCAAGCAGGACTACGGACCTCCGGCCACCGGCAATGGCTACTAG